GTAATTGTGacgtattttgttatttaaattctGCTTCAAATGGACCGTAGTTGATGGttctttgtaattaaaaagCGCACTCTAGCGGGACATTAGACAGTCAATGTAATATCCCTGCTTTCTATAATAAAGAGGGAGatatttatattacagtagtattgcATTATACTAATTTACAGGCATAGTAGAAATTATTCACCCTTACCCCTCCGCGCCCCCTCCCCGAAACTGAtttactgaaaataatttttttatattaatatttcaacagtttgataattattatatgcGCGTAATTTGTGCTAATATTGTTGTGAAGAGATTTCTAAAAACCCATTTTGACACTTTTTATACATGCTGTGAAATTGGTCGTAAGATCCAATTGTTATACCTTTGGGGAAAGTTATCCGAAATCTAGAAAGagtttataatacagtacaaatgatgtacaccattttgtgacgtcattcattgtttttattgcaaaataatataaatattgaacaGCCTAAAGCTAGTAAAATAAAcggtgaaatattattttatttaatacagtaatcTTAATCTTTAATAGACAAAACTATAGatttttaacacaaaatattataatattttactaCTCCTTGTGAATTGAAAGATGCTAGAAACTAATAGATAACACTACTAGTAGTAGCTAGGTTGAAGTACATGATTGATGATAACTATCGGTGATCATTTCCTACAGCTTCTGTAATATTCTTAAATCCATCTTCCCTAAAACAAAtggaaaaatttaaataaatttacttgTCTGATTATCTGACAAAGGGGAATTTATTTGGAAGaggtaaaagaaaaataatttttttttgtgcgTGTTATTTGTTTTCgcgttatatttgtttttttttcgtgCGTGTTATTTGTTTTCGCgttatatttgatttttttcgtGCGTGTTATTTGTTTTCGCTATTTCGAGAAGACGGTTTCGCGTTTTTACTTTTGCTGAAAGAAGAACTTAATTACACGGTTAGTGAAAGACTTGAACCACATACCTTTAAGTTGACACTCCGCTGCCTGACGTTTAACTCGTTGAGCCGTTGAACCCGGGTGAGTTGAAAGCTCTTTGTAATTGTGacgtattttgttatttaaattctGCTTCAAATGGACCGTAGTTGAGGGttctttgtaattaaaaagCGCGCTCTAGCGGACGTTAGGCATTCAATGTAATATCTCTGCTTTCTATAATAAGAGGGAGatatttatattacagtagtattgcATTATACTAATTTACAGGCATAGTATAAATTATTCACCCTTACCCCTCAGCGCCCCCTCCCCGAAACTGAtttactgaaaataaattaaattaattttatattaatatttcaacagtttgataattattatatgcGCGTAATTTGTGCTAATATTGTTGTGAAGAGATTTCTAAAAACCCAGTTTGACACTTTTTATACATGCTGTGAAATTGGTCGTAGGATCCAATTGTTATACCTTTGGGGAAAGTTATCCGAAATCTAGAAAGagtttataatacagtacaaatgatgtacactattttgtgacgtcattcattgtttttattgcaaaataatataaatattgaacaGCCTAAAGCTAGTAAAATAAAcggtgaaatattattttatttaatacagtaatcTTAATCTTTAATAGACAAAACTATAGatttttaacacaaaatattattatattttaatactcCTTGTGAATTGAAAGATGCTAGAAACTAATAGATAACACTACTAGTAGTAGCTAGGTTGAAGTACATGATTGATGATAACTATCGGTGATCATTTCCTACAGCTTCTGTAATATTCTTAAATCCATCTTCCCTAAAACAAAtggaaaaatttaaataaatttacttgTCTGATTATCTGACAAAGGGGAATTTATTTAGAAGAggtaaaagaaaataattttttttgtgcgTGTTATTTGTTTTCgcgttatatttgttttttttttcgtgcGTGTTATTTGTTTTCGCTATTTCGAGAAGACGGTTTCACGTTTTTTACTTTTGCTGAAAGAAGAACTTAATTACACGGTTAGTGAAAGACTTGAACCACATACCTTTAAGTTGACACTCCGCTGCCTGACGTTTAACTAGTTGAGCCGTTGAACCCGGGTGAGTTGAAAGCTCTTTGTAATTGTGacgtattttgttatttaaattctGCTTCAAATGGACCGTAGTTGAGGGttctttgtaattaaaaagCGCACTCTAGCGGACGTTAGGCATTGAATGTAATATCTCTGCTTTCTATAATAAAGAGGGAGatatttatattacagtagtattgcATTATACTAATTTACAGGCATAGTAGAAATTATTCACCCATACCCCTCCGCGCCCCCTCCCCGAAACTGATttactgaaaataatttaaattaattttatattaatatttcaacagtttgataattattatatgcGCGTAATTTGTGCTAATATTGTTGTGAAGAGATTTCTAAAAACCCATTTTGACACTTTTTATACATGCTGTGAAATTGGTCGTAGGATCCAATTGTTATACCTTTGGGGAAAGTTATCCGAAATCTAGAAAGagtttataatacagtacaaatgatgtacaccattttgtgacgtcattcattgtttttattgaaaaataatataaatattgaacaGCCTAAAGCTAGTAAAATAAAcggtgaaatattattttatttaatacagtaatcTTAATCTTTAATAGACAAAACTATAGatttttaacacaaaatattattatattttaatactcCTTGTGAATTGAAAGATGCTAGAAACTAATAGATAACACTACTAGTAGTAGCTAGGTTGAAGTACATGATTGATGATAACTATCGGTGATCATTTCCTACAGCTTCTGtaatattctttaatccatcTTCCCTAAAACAAAtggaaaaattaaaattaatttacttgTCTGATTATCTGACAAAGGggaatttatttttcttaaaaaatattttgcggttatatttttgtatctcaCTCACAGATAGGAGTCTTAGCCACAGTGGTATTGAATATTtcttaataattaatcaataacattatattttttcgTTTTAATTTGTAAAGGAGGTTAGACTGGACTAGAGAAATCTATTTCTTCTTAATTCTTCTTCTTCCTATTGAAATTgctaatgttttttttgtttaatttctgGCAATAAAAGGTGAATTGTTACTGgttcaaataaatttatttaaaaacattgttaataCAGTAACAATATTTACACTTTCTGTTAATGTATTTCAAATTGAtttttagaaaatctacaaTATTCTCAACTCTTAATTTATTTAATGGTGCATTGTGGGAACTGTGGCAAAACTCtaaaataaatgtactgtaccATAACATAAATCGAAAAATAACATAAAGTATATTACCTAATTAGTTTGTGTAAATCTTTCTTGATTGTTGTTATAAGAGGAGGTCCCATGAAGGCCATAGCTGTGTATAGTTGGACCAATGAGGCACCAGCCTTTATCTTGTCGTAGGCATCATGCCCACTTCTTACACCTCCAACGCCTATTATTGGTAAACTTccttacaaaataaaattaacaaatgtCACATTTATTGGTAATTCACAACTTCTACATTCAACTAATTTTGTATGTACTTTgtatttaataaacaatttgtaTAAACAAAAGACAAAATGAATATTCAATACCATTAGTAAGTTTGTACATTTCTCGTATTGTATCTGTAGATAAATCTGTCACCGGTTTACCACTTAGACCGCCAGTTTCGCTCTTTAGTTGACTCTTCAATGATGATGGTCTTGAAATAGTTGTGTTGCTGATTATTAAACCATCAACTCTGCTCtgaaaattaatgtaaaataaataattaaatgaaataagattatgatattACCAAGAAAAATtttttgaaatgaaaaaagTGGTGTATTCCAAGGGTAGGGCAACAAGTAAAAACGGCCAGAGGTAGTGGCAGGGATGGTATTACATGGTAGGCTCCCGATTAGTGGCTATGGGTGTCATAGTTGTCAAGCttacataatataaattcaGTGTTTAGGTAGACAAAACGACCTTACGACTGACCTTAGGGTCTAACACCACATCTGCAATATCTTTTTTATCTTTACTTGTTAAATCTGGAGCAATCTTAATGAGCACTGGTGGTTTGCTTAGCAACGAGTCTCTTGCCTTCAACACCTGGAAATCACAACAATATTACATTGAATAAAGTACTTTCTagtgaaaagaaaattaatattttatgttatgaaGACTTATAATAGAGTATAAATTAAtgattacaaaaatacataaatataaaaaagaaattgagAATATGGAAATAACTACCCACATTTATAATCAGCTCCTGAAGCTGTTTTTTTCCTTGAAGTTCTCGCAGCCCGGGCGTGTTAGGACTTGAAACATTCACAACTAAATAATCTGCAAAATCACCAAGACATTCCACACCCAAAACGTAATCATCAACCGCACTTGTTGACGTCTTATTCTTGCCCAGGTTAATACCAACAATACTCTTTTCTGTAGGAAAATTAGATACATCAAGAATTTATActaaaatagtaggcctacgcagtaaaaataaattactaaaaatatatatttaatttcacaaagtaggcctactaattctactaatttttcaaaaacatcaaagatgtATGTAGTAGAGATAAACAGTGAAAATGagataaattactaaaaaatatatttaattaaaaaaaacaaacaaaaacactacAGTATACCAATGTTGATTAAATACGGTAGACAgggtaaattttattttttacctgtTTTTTGCCTAAACTTTTTCATTCGTTCTGCTACTACTGGATGTCCAACACTATTGAATCCATACCTATTAATAACAGCTTCATCCTCTGTCAGCCTAAACACTCTAGGCTTAGGATTACCAAGTTGTGGTAGCGGTGTGACACTCCCTACTTCAATGAATCCAAAGCCAATCTTACGAAGGCCTTCCATCGCTTCGGCGTGCTTGTCAAACCCAGCAGCTACACCAATAGGGTTACTGAAGGTTCTACCCCAAACACTTGTTGTCTGCACAAGATTGaaacaataaaatgtaatagaGTATAATTAGTTACCATATTtgaatttaattgttatttatttatactaggaacctcttcagtcaaagactggtctcagatggcccagttatgatcagtggctgtgtgtgtactagtacactcAATATTCAATATGGAACCTTTCTGGACATTCTATATATCATTATCTTCATGCTGTCAACATTCttcattttgatatttattttacattgtaaaattaatattaaagattAAGGTTCACCttccatttaaatttaaaaattgtatttttcattttacattGGATGAAATAAAAGTAAGTATTTTATGACTTTTATGCAAGACACCAACTTACCAGTGATGGAGGATCTTGATATGTTTTAAATGGAACAATACCAAAAGACAGCATTTTCACTCCCAATACATGGGCTGTTTCTGCATCTAGCAACTGAAAACATGGCATTAAACACTGCTTGTAGAACTTCTGATTTCCAGAGAGGGCGGCATAACTGGCAAATATTGCTGAACCACTGGTGATTATCAAACCTGCTGAACGGAGCTTACCCTGCAATAGAGAAATAGAACCTGGAGGATATCTTTAACCACAGATTAAAACATACGTGGGAAACATACAGTATGCAGTTTATTTCTTCTTAAAGGTGGCTCCGGGTTAAACCTACCACCTGtatgttgtttattatataaaccTAAGCAACTacatttactattattacaCACAAATGATTGATtgcagccgccatcttgttggttccccctACATGAAGAATCATTTTTCATATTGCGATTACATTGGAGTTGACGATCTAGCCTTCGGTTATAAGATTTTTGGATTGCCTTGACACATTTTTTCCTTTGTGGCGCCCCATACAACTGTTTACATCGTCCAACCATGTGTGGATGATAGTTCTAAGTTTACAAACTAAAAATCGTGCAACAAAGCAATATTATAGGCATATAGAAGGCCTAGCTGTAATAAATGagatttaaaattacatattatgttataacaaacaacaaaattagGGCATGTCATTGTTTTTACGGTACCCGTGACGgtgacctagctaggcctaactccTCTACAACAGAAGCTAACCCGCACGCGTCCACATCAGTGATCTGCCCTTTGCAGACTGTACCTAGGCTAGGGCTAGCTGGTAGTAGTACGCTGGTACTTACTAGGATaggaaaatggtaaaattagtcatcatactactactaggcctactatttactATTTGTAACCTAATAAAATCTTCTAAAATCTTTgttataaaaatacagtaaaataataacagAAATTCATACCATATTCCGTCGCTCACGGCGCTATCGCAAAAATAAATTGTCGGCAGATAGAGAGGTATTATAGATTGACTAGTACGAAAGCCCATTAGGgccaaaaatatatatattacctGGCCTTCAaaaattcgaaataacgaattaataattcgaaataacgaattattaAGTCGAAATAATGAGTTAAAAagtcgaaataacgaattaataatttgaaatttcgaattaagtaattcgaaataacgaattattaAGTCGAAATAACGAAAtaataattcgaaataacgaattaataattcgaaataacaattaataattcgaaatttcgtaTTTCTGaaagtaaatatatttgttttggcCCTAATGGGCTTTCGTAGACTAGAGAGCTAGCTAGCTTTACCAAAAGATATCTTCCGTAGCTCTCTGGCTGACGATGCGGCAAACAAATAAAAGACAAATGTCTAATGTTTACCTctcttaataatttttatttcattttttttttaggatgtCTCTATGTTTATTTAGGTTAATATTAACATGCCCTTTagctaaaatataatataataatatataaataaaaagaatgaatgaaatttaaaaataacttcGCATCCCTGCTGTGCGAATTCATCCACTCGCCGATTCCATCAGTGTGCGTGTCATGTGACAACGCGAGCCCAAGGGCCTTTATATCACTCGCCGATTCCATCAGTGCGTTTCATGTGACAACGCGAGCTCAAGGGCCTTTATCACTCGCCGGTATTTGTCACATGATGATGATCACTGAAGTTAATTTTCACGTGATGAGATGAAACAAGCTtagatcaataaaaaaaattttgaatTGAACTAATTTACGATTCAAACACTTTGTATTTGTGTGGCGCACGGTTTGTACCACAGTTTGACAACCTGAGGTTCGTGGGTTCAAGTCCCAAAGAATCTTccctactttttaaattttttttttttgtaaattgaaTTCAATCCACACTAAATCAAACACAAAATACAGAAATCGTCGACggcataacaataatataacgggcgataattttttttcttcaaagcGAGGcttttattcgaataaataatACGCGGGTATATAAAAAATTAGgcaaatgaaatgaaataatgctagctattattaatattttacagttcataaaggtttattttaatatttccaaCCGTTAACAGTAGCAATAACTATctaaatttatatattgatgaaaatattattattatcatttaatgTGTGTGTTTCTAGTTCACACTCAATTCACCAGggacaaaaagtagtgagccctctatcggcAGCGAATCGTTTTTGCACACGAGACAGCGTTGACAATTACCCGGAAGCAACTTTGTTTTGAAAAGTAAATCTTAGGCTTTTGCAAACTGGCCAATTGgaacttttggttttatttactaatgaataattcatgaaaacCTTTGACGAGGCATCTACGAACCAcgtgatattgttttttaatcgaCGAACCCATTATATTTGTGTGAAACAAGGGTGAATTACAccgatgttttttaaacaattttaggctATTCGAATGTTAAAATTTTGTCTAATTTGTTGAGGCTGTAATAAAACAACGCAATTTTTTTAGAAGGTGGGTTTTATAGTTtctgaatatttgatttttcaatagtagttaataaaaaaatctcgttggggttattttttatttttttttaatggctgctTAAACATGTGCCTTCTTGGGTATTTCACTATATTGAAAATGGAACACATGGTTGtagctaaaatcattttttacgccataagataaaaaatgtgattttgtaaattaataagggcaacatataatatataggaaAGCTGTTTTAAATCATAAAACTCTACAAAGcctctttgttttatttataaatcaatatagtctaggcctagtaatacagTAGGAGAGCCAGGCTTTAGCCTATAATAGTGGGGTAGTGCGTGCATTATTGGCGCGTGTTCATTGTCAGGCGCGcgttgtttataggcctaagaaaataagaataaatatacacatataattaaataatgattattattaattgaatgttttgttttttttacagaccCCAGAGGATTGTTCTACATACTTCAATACAAATAGCATTAAAGCAACAACAATTTCTTATGAGTCATATTAATTTACCTCTGGCATATAATGTCAAAAAGcactattaatactgtaattattgatatttatagATGTATTGCCAgagacatttattttttaaaaactttaacttatcctaatttacttatttaaaggTTCAAGTGGCGGTTGGTTGTTGTGcagtagtttaataaagtttaaatgtacatttcaaatcggcaaataaataatggtaataggcctactacagtaatAGTAAATCTTTTGAAGATTAGGCTTAGTACAAAAAATGTTAGCTAAGTTCATGTAGAAAACTTGTTGTCTGATTTTTAAGGTGcaatttgtgataatattaaaagttaaaatgttaattggtgtgtatttgtatttcatttattgctccattattataataaaaagcaggGAACCGtgaaatttcattttagctccgataaaaagtaaacattttcagcATATACTTAAATCAATCATATGTTAGTGAAAGGTGACATTAACAGATTTATTATGAGATTACTAGTAAGCCTACTAGC
This region of Antedon mediterranea chromosome 8, ecAntMedi1.1, whole genome shotgun sequence genomic DNA includes:
- the LOC140056364 gene encoding dihydroorotate dehydrogenase (quinone), mitochondrial-like isoform X2, whose amino-acid sequence is MGKLRSAGLIITSGSAIFASYAALSGNQKFYKQCLMPCFQLLDAETAHVLGVKMLSFGIVPFKTYQDPPSLTTSVWGRTFSNPIGVAAGFDKHAEAMEGLRKIGFGFIEVGSVTPLPQLGNPKPRVFRLTEDEAVINRYGFNSVGHPVVAERMKKFRQKTEKSIVGINLGKNKTSTSAVDDYVLGVECLGDFADYLVVNVSSPNTPGLRELQGKKQLQELIINVLKARDSLLSKPPVLIKIAPDLTSKDKKDIADVVLDPKSRVDGLIISNTTISRPSSLKSQLKSETGGLSGKPVTDLSTDTIREMYKLTNGSLPIIGVGGVRSGHDAYDKIKAGASLVQLYTAMAFMGPPLITTIKKDLHKLIREDGFKNITEAVGNDHR
- the LOC140056364 gene encoding dihydroorotate dehydrogenase (quinone), mitochondrial-like isoform X1; this encodes MGKLRSAGLIITSGSAIFASYAALSGNQKFYKQCLMPCFQLLDAETAHVLGVKMLSFGIVPFKTYQDPPSLTTSVWGRTFSNPIGVAAGFDKHAEAMEGLRKIGFGFIEVGSVTPLPQLGNPKPRVFRLTEDEAVINRYGFNSVGHPVVAERMKKFRQKTEKSIVGINLGKNKTSTSAVDDYVLGVECLGDFADYLVVNVSSPNTPGLRELQGKKQLQELIINVLKARDSLLSKPPVLIKIAPDLTSKDKKDIADVVLDPKSRVDGLIISNTTISRPSSLKSQLKSETGGLSGKPVTDLSTDTIREMYKLTNGSLPIIGVGGVRSGHDAYDKIKAGASLVQLYTAMAFMGPPLITTIKKDLHKLIREDGLKNITEAVGNDHR
- the LOC140056364 gene encoding dihydroorotate dehydrogenase (quinone), mitochondrial-like isoform X3; the protein is MPCFQLLDAETAHVLGVKMLSFGIVPFKTYQDPPSLTTSVWGRTFSNPIGVAAGFDKHAEAMEGLRKIGFGFIEVGSVTPLPQLGNPKPRVFRLTEDEAVINRYGFNSVGHPVVAERMKKFRQKTEKSIVGINLGKNKTSTSAVDDYVLGVECLGDFADYLVVNVSSPNTPGLRELQGKKQLQELIINVLKARDSLLSKPPVLIKIAPDLTSKDKKDIADVVLDPKSRVDGLIISNTTISRPSSLKSQLKSETGGLSGKPVTDLSTDTIREMYKLTNGSLPIIGVGGVRSGHDAYDKIKAGASLVQLYTAMAFMGPPLITTIKKDLHKLIREDGLKNITEAVGNDHR
- the LOC140056364 gene encoding dihydroorotate dehydrogenase (quinone), mitochondrial-like isoform X4; this encodes MGKLRSAGLIITSGSAIFASYAALSGNQKFYKQCLMPCFQLLDAETAHVLGVKMLSFGIVPFKTYQDPPSLTTSVWGRTFSNPIGVAAGFDKHAEAMEGLRKIGFGFIEVGSVTPLPQLGNPKPRVFRLTEDEAVINRYGFNSVGHPVVAERMKKFRQKTEKSIVGINLGKNKTSTSAVDDYVLGVECLGDFADYLVVNVSSPNTPGLRELQGKKQLQELIINVLKARDSLLSKPPVLIKIAPDLTSKDKKDIADVVLDPKSRVDGLIISNTTISRPSSLKSQLKSETGGLSGKPVTDLSTDTIREMYKLTNVYQ